One region of Gloeocapsopsis sp. IPPAS B-1203 genomic DNA includes:
- a CDS encoding AraC family transcriptional regulator — translation MVNIISQAEYKQNWQQVNHNTYYPEASDNTDFINYCPQNFGRGYRRNIKLRGIKLLIVDEEFYDDLCVECDSSQLEQERIIEFGFNLSGSYLGKNGKLSFFDWINQNQTDAKECITVSARKRQLKVDIHLDSQDLINSFISNQTEKIPNSLTFLLEGSSEQNFYENNVVNPEMHLPLEQIINCPFQGITKHIYLEGKCLELIALKLEQLAQYEKSTEKSIVLKKDDIERIHAAKVILIENIHHPPSLIELARQVGLNDYKLKIGFHQVLGTTVFGYLHQQRMELARQLLLESQMSIKNVARAVGYANQGCFAAAFRKRFGVNPKYYRLKS, via the coding sequence ATGGTCAATATAATTTCTCAAGCTGAGTACAAACAAAATTGGCAGCAGGTTAACCACAACACTTATTATCCAGAAGCATCTGATAATACGGATTTTATTAATTACTGCCCGCAGAACTTCGGAAGAGGATATCGTCGTAATATTAAGTTACGAGGTATAAAACTACTGATTGTTGATGAAGAATTTTATGATGATTTATGTGTTGAATGTGATAGTAGCCAATTAGAGCAAGAGCGAATTATAGAATTTGGATTTAACCTATCGGGTTCATACTTGGGAAAAAATGGAAAACTAAGTTTTTTTGACTGGATTAACCAAAATCAAACAGATGCAAAAGAATGTATTACTGTTAGTGCTAGAAAGCGACAATTGAAAGTAGATATTCATTTAGATAGCCAAGACTTAATCAACAGTTTTATTTCTAATCAAACAGAAAAAATACCGAACAGTTTAACGTTTTTATTAGAAGGAAGCAGCGAACAAAATTTTTATGAAAACAATGTAGTCAATCCAGAAATGCATCTACCATTAGAGCAAATTATAAATTGTCCTTTTCAGGGAATAACTAAACACATATATTTAGAAGGCAAATGTTTAGAATTAATTGCCCTTAAATTAGAGCAGTTGGCACAGTATGAAAAATCTACAGAGAAATCAATTGTGCTAAAAAAAGATGATATTGAAAGAATTCACGCAGCTAAAGTAATTTTAATTGAAAATATTCATCATCCCCCTTCATTAATTGAACTAGCACGTCAAGTAGGATTAAATGATTATAAGTTAAAAATTGGTTTTCATCAGGTACTTGGCACAACAGTTTTTGGCTACTTACATCAACAGCGTATGGAATTGGCACGTCAATTACTTTTAGAAAGTCAGATGAGTATCAAAAACGTAGCGCGTGCTGTTGGTTATGCAAACCAAGGTTGTTTCGCTGCTGCTTTTCGTAAGCGATTTGGGGTGAATCCTAAATACTATCGTCTGAAAAGTTAA
- a CDS encoding NAD(P)-dependent oxidoreductase has protein sequence MKVGFLGTGLMGLPMAQRLLNANLELIAYNRTAEKLTPLKEVGAEIATHPQAVTQAAECIILMLTDAIAIRSVLFSDSQELAGKTIIQMGTISPTDSKAIRDEVIANKGEYLEAPVLGSIPEATAGKLIVMVGATPEQFQRWLPLLQNFGSEPLHIGEVGTAAAVKLALNQLIASLTTAFAQSLGLILRQGIDVELFMQILRDSALYAPTFDKKLSRMVERNYDNPNFPTKHLLKDINLFIAEAEASGLNTSGVAGVQQIIAATLSQGFSDADYSALFSAVNPD, from the coding sequence ATGAAAGTAGGATTTCTCGGTACTGGACTCATGGGACTACCCATGGCACAAAGACTATTAAATGCTAATCTCGAACTTATTGCCTACAACCGTACTGCGGAAAAGTTAACACCACTCAAAGAAGTTGGTGCAGAAATTGCAACACATCCTCAAGCAGTCACTCAAGCAGCAGAATGTATCATTTTAATGCTGACAGATGCGATCGCGATTCGTAGCGTACTTTTTTCAGATTCCCAAGAGTTAGCCGGAAAAACAATCATTCAAATGGGAACAATTTCCCCTACCGATAGCAAAGCAATTCGCGATGAAGTGATTGCAAATAAAGGTGAATACTTAGAAGCACCTGTTTTAGGGAGTATTCCCGAAGCAACCGCAGGTAAATTAATCGTCATGGTAGGCGCAACCCCAGAACAATTTCAGCGTTGGTTGCCATTATTGCAAAACTTTGGTTCCGAACCACTGCATATTGGTGAAGTTGGTACAGCTGCTGCGGTTAAACTTGCCTTGAATCAACTCATTGCATCACTGACAACAGCGTTTGCTCAAAGTTTAGGACTCATTCTACGTCAAGGAATCGACGTGGAATTATTTATGCAGATTCTTCGCGACAGTGCGCTTTATGCGCCTACCTTCGACAAAAAATTGTCAAGAATGGTCGAGCGTAATTACGATAATCCCAATTTTCCCACGAAACACTTACTCAAAGACATCAATTTATTTATTGCCGAAGCAGAAGCCTCTGGCTTGAACACTAGTGGTGTCGCCGGAGTGCAACAAATCATCGCAGCTACCCTTAGTCAAGGATTTTCTGATGCAGATTATTCTGCGCTATTTTCTGCTGTAAATCCTGATTGA
- a CDS encoding TonB-dependent receptor plug domain-containing protein, with amino-acid sequence MVVTARPAGAIPSVNKVEPPTTNVKKLAQALTPQFPIVVNGTQANPTENGVEIILQTTHGERLQIINRSADNNFIADIPNAQLLLPSGDAFTFSSQNPVEGITEIFIINLDANTIRVTVTGETELPTVELFDSGEGLVLIASTATAMQPPQQSETETPPAESLTQDDQPIEIVVTGEQDRYRVTEGSTATRTDTPLRDIPASIQVIPRQVIEDQGAIRLDEALRNIGGVTFSNSVGNRGQNFLVRGFSATQYRNGLREDAGGGGSFNTRTAQETADLERIEVLKGPASVLFGQGEPGGIINLVTKNHFLHLTTTLDSRQEVLTSIAQH; translated from the coding sequence ATGGTGGTTACAGCTAGACCTGCTGGGGCAATTCCCAGTGTAAATAAGGTAGAACCACCCACAACTAATGTAAAAAAATTGGCTCAAGCCTTGACTCCTCAATTTCCTATTGTTGTCAATGGAACACAAGCCAATCCTACTGAGAATGGTGTAGAAATTATTTTGCAGACAACTCACGGAGAACGACTGCAAATTATCAATCGCAGTGCAGACAATAACTTTATTGCAGATATTCCTAACGCTCAACTGCTGTTACCCAGTGGCGATGCGTTTACCTTCAGTTCACAAAACCCAGTTGAGGGAATTACCGAGATTTTCATCATTAATCTAGATGCTAACACGATTCGGGTGACAGTAACAGGTGAAACAGAGTTGCCGACAGTTGAGTTATTTGACAGCGGTGAAGGTTTAGTTTTGATCGCATCTACGGCTACGGCAATGCAACCACCACAGCAGTCAGAAACTGAAACACCGCCAGCAGAATCATTAACGCAAGACGATCAGCCGATTGAAATAGTGGTAACAGGTGAACAAGATAGGTATCGCGTTACAGAAGGCTCCACTGCAACCAGAACAGATACACCACTACGGGATATTCCCGCCAGTATACAGGTGATTCCGCGTCAGGTGATTGAAGACCAAGGAGCAATTCGCTTGGATGAAGCTTTGCGTAACATTGGTGGTGTTACCTTTTCTAATTCTGTTGGTAATCGAGGGCAAAATTTTCTAGTCCGAGGATTTTCCGCCACACAGTACAGAAATGGGCTGAGAGAAGACGCTGGTGGTGGTGGTTCTTTTAACACTCGGACTGCTCAAGAAACAGCGGATCTAGAACGAATTGAAGTTCTCAAAGGTCCGGCTTCTGTACTGTTTGGGCAGGGTGAACCTGGTGGTATCATTAATTTGGTTACTAAAAACCACTTTCTACACCTTACTACAACATTGGATTCACGGCAGGAAGTTTTGACTTCTATCGCCCAACATTAG
- a CDS encoding family 10 glycosylhydrolase has product MAIRGIWITNTDSQVLHSRQNIAEAMAFLAQTGFNVVFPDVWNKGFTLYPSPIMRSLFDVEIDPRYQGRDPLAEIIVEARRVGIKVIPWFEYGFASSYNSNGGMILAKKPEWAARDINGNLLKKNGFEWMNALDPQVQEFMLNLVLEVVRNYDVDGIQGDDRLPALPCEGGYDASTVERYRQTFNCHPPQNSKDPQWLQWRANILTNFLARLYQKVKAINSNLIVSLSPNIYDWGLKEYLQDSKTWLERGLVDIIHPQIYRRDFASYKQVVDRVTQQLNHEQLAKLSPGILIKLGSYRISAEYLRQAIAYNRSRGISGEVFFFYEGLRENNDALGKVLQSLPYNNYSEQPGSNLRGIQSLFRFLQNRF; this is encoded by the coding sequence ATGGCAATTCGAGGTATTTGGATAACTAATACTGATAGTCAGGTGCTGCATTCGCGGCAAAATATTGCTGAAGCAATGGCATTTTTGGCACAGACAGGATTTAATGTTGTGTTTCCCGATGTTTGGAATAAAGGATTTACGCTTTACCCTAGCCCAATTATGCGATCGCTGTTTGATGTAGAAATCGACCCACGGTATCAAGGTAGAGATCCCCTGGCGGAAATTATTGTCGAGGCGCGGCGAGTTGGAATCAAAGTGATTCCGTGGTTTGAATATGGTTTTGCTAGTTCCTATAATTCTAATGGCGGGATGATTCTAGCAAAGAAACCAGAATGGGCGGCGCGGGATATTAACGGTAATTTACTTAAAAAGAATGGCTTTGAGTGGATGAATGCACTTGACCCTCAGGTGCAAGAGTTTATGTTAAATTTGGTGCTGGAAGTCGTCAGAAACTACGATGTTGACGGCATTCAAGGCGACGATCGCTTACCTGCATTACCTTGTGAAGGTGGTTATGATGCAAGTACTGTAGAGCGTTATCGTCAAACTTTTAATTGTCATCCGCCGCAGAATTCAAAAGATCCTCAATGGCTACAGTGGCGGGCTAATATTTTAACAAACTTTTTAGCACGTCTTTACCAAAAAGTCAAGGCTATTAATTCTAATTTGATAGTATCGTTGTCTCCTAACATCTATGACTGGGGACTCAAAGAATACCTCCAAGACTCTAAAACTTGGTTAGAACGTGGTTTAGTTGACATCATCCATCCCCAAATTTATCGCCGCGACTTTGCAAGTTACAAACAAGTTGTCGATCGCGTCACGCAGCAGTTGAATCACGAACAGTTAGCAAAACTGTCACCAGGAATTTTAATTAAGCTGGGTTCTTATCGCATAAGTGCAGAATATTTGCGACAGGCGATCGCCTACAATCGCAGTCGTGGTATTTCAGGGGAAGTTTTCTTCTTTTACGAAGGGCTACGCGAAAATAATGACGCTTTAGGAAAAGTATTGCAATCGCTTCCGTATAATAATTACAGCGAACAACCTGGATCAAATTTAAGAGGAATTCAAAGTCTATTTCGGTTCCTCCAAAATCGTTTTTGA
- the thiO gene encoding glycine oxidase ThiO, whose product MTTSDILIIGGGVVGLAIAVELKLRGASVTVLSRDFRAAASHAAAGMLAPQAEAIPPGAMRDLCLKSRSLYPEWIDKLEQLSGVTTEYWACGILAPMYQEPIYTAEDDEVAYWLERDAINMYQSGLSSDVIGGWWYPEDGQVDNRALMRSLWTTAESLGINLQDNVTVQAIQQQQRRVIGVQTSAGVYRAEHYVLAAGAWSNELLPVAVRPKKGQMLSLRVPEGYSELPLQRVLYGSDTYIVPRRDRRIIVGATSEDVGLTPYNTPLGIQTLLQNATRLVPQLQHYPINELWWGFRPATPDELPILGSSPCHNLTFATGHYRNGILLAPVTASLIAEYIWQQKSDPLLEHFHFSRFYQEKIAPVLPKSSPTQYLSPSAKMQTIEKPIESLTEIDTPLTIAGRTFHSRLMTGTGKYRSIEQMQQSVVASGCEIVTVAVRRVQTNAPGHEGLAEALDWNQIWMLPNTAGCQTAEEAIRVARLGREMAKLLGQEDNNFVKLEVIPDAKYLLPDPIGTLEAAEKLVKEGFAVLPYINADPMLAKRLEEVGCATVMPLASPIGSGQGLKTTANIQIIIENANVPVVVDAGIGTPSEAAQAMELGADALLINTAIAQAKNPPVMARAMSMAAIAGRLAYLAGRIPIKDYASPSSPLSGTITS is encoded by the coding sequence ATGACGACAAGTGACATTTTAATTATTGGTGGCGGTGTTGTTGGTTTAGCGATCGCAGTTGAACTCAAGCTACGTGGTGCTTCTGTGACAGTACTCAGTCGCGACTTTCGAGCAGCTGCAAGTCATGCGGCGGCGGGGATGCTAGCACCGCAAGCAGAGGCAATTCCTCCTGGGGCAATGCGCGATCTATGCTTAAAATCGCGATCGCTGTATCCTGAATGGATTGATAAACTTGAACAACTTTCTGGTGTCACGACAGAATACTGGGCTTGTGGAATATTAGCCCCTATGTATCAAGAACCCATTTATACAGCAGAAGACGATGAGGTTGCTTACTGGCTAGAACGTGATGCAATTAATATGTATCAGTCAGGATTGAGTAGCGATGTGATTGGCGGTTGGTGGTATCCCGAAGATGGACAAGTAGATAATCGGGCATTGATGCGATCGCTGTGGACAACTGCGGAGTCTTTAGGAATTAATTTACAAGACAACGTTACTGTACAAGCAATTCAACAACAGCAACGACGCGTTATAGGCGTACAAACTTCGGCGGGTGTCTATCGTGCTGAACATTATGTGCTAGCTGCCGGTGCTTGGTCAAATGAATTATTACCTGTGGCGGTACGTCCGAAAAAAGGACAAATGCTGTCGCTGCGAGTACCTGAAGGTTATTCTGAATTACCACTACAGCGAGTTTTGTATGGATCAGATACGTATATTGTGCCGCGTCGCGATCGCAGAATCATTGTTGGTGCAACAAGTGAAGATGTGGGATTGACACCGTATAATACCCCGTTAGGAATTCAAACTTTACTACAGAATGCAACGCGCTTAGTACCGCAATTACAACATTATCCCATCAATGAACTATGGTGGGGATTTCGTCCTGCAACGCCTGATGAGTTGCCAATTTTAGGTTCTAGCCCTTGCCATAACTTGACATTTGCTACTGGGCATTATCGTAATGGTATTTTACTAGCACCAGTAACAGCAAGTTTAATTGCTGAGTACATTTGGCAACAAAAATCCGATCCGCTGTTAGAACATTTTCATTTCTCGCGGTTCTACCAAGAAAAAATTGCTCCAGTGCTGCCAAAATCATCGCCAACTCAATATTTATCACCATCGGCAAAAATGCAAACCATTGAAAAACCAATAGAATCATTAACAGAAATTGATACTCCTTTAACAATTGCGGGGCGAACGTTTCATTCGCGCTTGATGACAGGTACAGGCAAGTATCGCAGTATTGAGCAAATGCAGCAAAGTGTTGTCGCCAGTGGTTGCGAAATTGTGACAGTTGCAGTACGTCGCGTCCAAACTAATGCACCAGGACACGAAGGTTTAGCAGAAGCCTTGGATTGGAATCAAATCTGGATGCTACCTAATACTGCGGGTTGTCAAACAGCCGAAGAGGCAATTCGGGTTGCGCGTTTGGGACGCGAGATGGCGAAATTATTAGGGCAAGAAGATAATAACTTTGTTAAGCTAGAAGTCATTCCTGACGCCAAGTATCTATTACCCGATCCCATTGGCACATTAGAAGCTGCCGAAAAGTTAGTCAAAGAAGGTTTTGCCGTACTTCCCTATATTAATGCCGATCCGATGTTAGCTAAGCGTTTGGAAGAAGTCGGTTGTGCTACTGTTATGCCTTTAGCTTCGCCTATTGGTTCAGGACAAGGATTGAAAACCACCGCAAATATCCAAATCATCATTGAAAATGCCAATGTCCCCGTCGTGGTAGATGCGGGAATTGGGACTCCTAGTGAAGCTGCACAAGCAATGGAATTAGGCGCGGATGCATTGTTGATTAATACAGCGATCGCCCAAGCTAAAAATCCACCAGTAATGGCACGGGCAATGAGTATGGCTGCGATCGCAGGACGTCTTGCCTATCTTGCTGGGAGAATTCCTATTAAAGACTATGCTAGCCCCAGTTCACCACTTTCAGGCACAATCACTAGCTAG
- a CDS encoding ssl1498 family light-harvesting-like protein — protein MPYTTEEGGRLNNFAKEPKMYAAEPPNKTQQRNFVIWGVVAAVLVSGVIFVAFSVSSLS, from the coding sequence ATGCCCTATACCACAGAAGAAGGCGGTCGTCTCAATAACTTTGCCAAAGAACCAAAGATGTATGCAGCAGAACCTCCAAATAAAACACAGCAGCGTAATTTTGTGATTTGGGGAGTAGTAGCTGCTGTCTTAGTTAGTGGAGTCATTTTTGTCGCCTTCTCGGTATCCAGCCTTAGCTAA
- a CDS encoding alpha/beta hydrolase — protein MSVIETWQHEYINANGIKLHYVTQGNGSLMLMLHGFPEFWYSWRHQIPEFAKDYKVVALDLRGYNDSDKPKQQSAYVMREFLQDVKGVITGLGYEKCILVGHDWGGAIAWSFAHSYPEMVERLIVMNIPHPAKFAEGLRTPQQLMRSSYMFFFQLPGLPEMLLQASDYQAIETAFKGMAVDKSAFTQADIDAYKDAASKRGALTAALNYYRNVWQQGLLNHNWDVLEVPTLLIWGESDTALGKELTYGTDKYVRNLQIKYIPNCSHWVQQEKPQLVNQYIREFLAT, from the coding sequence ATGTCTGTCATCGAAACTTGGCAACACGAATACATCAACGCTAACGGCATTAAACTCCACTACGTCACTCAAGGCAATGGTTCTTTAATGCTAATGTTGCATGGGTTTCCGGAATTTTGGTACTCATGGCGGCATCAAATACCAGAGTTTGCTAAAGATTATAAAGTTGTTGCGCTCGACTTGCGCGGTTACAACGACAGCGACAAACCGAAACAGCAGTCAGCGTATGTGATGCGCGAATTTCTTCAAGATGTTAAAGGTGTGATTACCGGACTTGGATACGAAAAGTGCATTTTAGTTGGACATGATTGGGGAGGTGCGATCGCTTGGAGTTTTGCCCATTCCTACCCCGAAATGGTAGAACGTCTGATTGTGATGAACATACCTCATCCTGCCAAATTTGCCGAAGGATTACGTACACCACAACAACTGATGCGTAGTTCTTATATGTTTTTCTTTCAGCTACCTGGACTACCAGAAATGCTACTCCAAGCCTCAGACTATCAAGCAATTGAGACAGCTTTCAAAGGTATGGCAGTCGATAAAAGCGCCTTTACTCAAGCAGATATAGACGCCTATAAAGATGCAGCCAGCAAACGTGGTGCTTTAACAGCAGCACTCAATTACTACCGTAACGTTTGGCAACAAGGATTACTTAATCACAATTGGGATGTTTTAGAGGTTCCGACATTACTCATTTGGGGAGAAAGTGATACTGCACTTGGCAAAGAACTTACCTACGGTACAGATAAGTACGTTAGAAACTTGCAAATCAAATACATTCCCAATTGTAGCCATTGGGTACAGCAAGAAAAACCGCAACTAGTTAATCAATATATACGCGAGTTTCTAGCAACGTAG
- a CDS encoding DUF2358 domain-containing protein, with the protein MNVEYQSQITKVIAILKQDLPTLFEQDISYDIYTQDIYFQDPVNKFKGKLNYRIIFWTLRFHSQLFFTEIHFDLHDVYQAQADTIIANWTVRGTLRVPWKAYILFNGYSTYKLTEEGLIYEHVDCWDRKPSEILRQFFQKGKSQVRE; encoded by the coding sequence ATGAATGTAGAATATCAATCGCAAATCACCAAAGTCATTGCCATACTCAAACAAGATTTACCTACTCTTTTTGAGCAAGATATCTCTTACGACATTTATACTCAAGATATCTACTTTCAAGATCCCGTTAATAAATTCAAAGGTAAATTAAACTACCGAATTATCTTTTGGACTTTACGATTTCACAGTCAGCTATTTTTTACTGAGATCCACTTCGATCTGCATGACGTATATCAAGCACAAGCAGATACTATTATTGCTAATTGGACAGTACGAGGTACATTGCGCGTACCCTGGAAAGCATACATACTCTTCAATGGTTACTCAACCTACAAACTTACTGAAGAGGGTTTAATATACGAACACGTAGATTGCTGGGATCGCAAACCCAGCGAAATTTTACGGCAGTTTTTTCAAAAAGGCAAAAGCCAAGTGAGAGAATAG
- a CDS encoding peptide chain release factor 1, translated as MRDPLRSLKFLPWRSLLQVSLLVAVIVIVLDFLLTLGYIQSDVFQRLLMLVYAPPLGIIISLAIAVGLGALGVYLLERFYRLVSINTGSLWALVLCLAVILFLKSLLPLPAVLFNLNQASLIGIIIGVFWKGRPYWR; from the coding sequence ATGCGCGATCCTCTGCGTAGTTTAAAGTTTTTACCTTGGCGATCGCTGCTGCAAGTTTCGCTACTAGTTGCTGTGATTGTGATCGTTTTAGACTTTCTCCTGACTCTGGGATACATTCAATCAGATGTATTTCAACGTTTACTCATGCTGGTATACGCCCCGCCACTGGGAATTATCATCTCTTTGGCGATCGCTGTAGGGCTTGGTGCATTAGGAGTTTATTTACTTGAACGCTTTTATCGCTTAGTCTCAATCAACACAGGTTCTTTATGGGCATTAGTTTTGTGTTTAGCAGTAATACTATTTCTTAAATCACTTCTACCACTTCCAGCAGTCCTATTTAACTTAAACCAAGCAAGTTTAATCGGCATTATTATCGGCGTATTCTGGAAAGGACGCCCCTACTGGCGCTAA
- a CDS encoding TonB-dependent receptor, with protein MNEDGSLAYRLNIAYESAGSFRDFTDSRRYFIAPSLTWTISPSTKLTLEASYLQDRRSPDTGLIVLNGSDRPANLPFNRTLADPDNYAMNFDETRAYLFLDHKFSDDISVRTAFRYTTSFESFREGLSFIRSLRDDNRTVELGISSTDQFYETYTFQNDLIWQFNTGAIAHTLLFGLEVNNGFGRFSSQVPPEQQNVTGGLLDIFEPNYNAITYTGGFQVFEDGDFQKRNMFGVYLQDQITIANNIKLLVGGRFDSVDTEQLFQVDEFVVEQRDSAFSPRLGLVYQPNENLSLYASYSRSFVPVLGRSAINQPFQPTRGTQYEVGAKADFLDGRLSAVVLSPPLLDILLSLGVQPAGYAEVDLLNTKVFDRPSQQIPYLGKRVTSQPVNLGDRHNPSIEKLLQLKPDLILGEKFYLKENYKLFSSIAPTAFFQTEGETGWKSVMPIIAQALNREEQAQQAIASHNQLVRTAKSQLAPVVSGQTIIVLGWQPTSNQSFIFASGFITGLLEDLGFRVIVGAPNRPNTSIEAIASIKADYILIMPSGDNTISNAKQQWQNDPILRLIPAAQAGKIYFMDYQIARIRGPIAAEVFINQIQQLLQPS; from the coding sequence TTGAATGAGGATGGTTCACTTGCTTATCGCCTGAATATTGCCTATGAAAGTGCAGGTAGTTTTCGAGATTTCACCGATTCGAGGCGTTACTTCATTGCTCCCTCCTTAACGTGGACAATTAGCCCTAGTACAAAGCTGACTCTAGAAGCATCTTATCTGCAAGACAGGCGTTCTCCTGATACTGGACTAATAGTACTCAATGGTAGCGATCGCCCAGCTAATTTGCCTTTTAACCGAACTTTGGCTGATCCTGATAACTATGCAATGAATTTTGATGAAACGCGGGCTTATCTTTTCCTGGATCACAAATTCAGTGATGATATTTCTGTGCGTACCGCTTTTCGTTATACAACTAGCTTTGAATCTTTTCGAGAAGGGTTATCTTTTATTAGAAGTTTGCGAGATGATAACCGGACAGTAGAACTGGGAATTTCCTCCACCGACCAATTCTATGAGACCTATACCTTCCAAAATGATTTAATTTGGCAGTTTAATACAGGAGCGATCGCTCACACACTGTTATTCGGTTTAGAAGTGAATAATGGCTTTGGTCGATTTAGTTCTCAAGTCCCGCCAGAACAGCAAAATGTCACTGGAGGATTGCTGGATATTTTTGAGCCAAACTACAACGCAATTACTTACACCGGAGGATTTCAGGTCTTTGAAGATGGCGACTTCCAAAAACGAAATATGTTTGGTGTTTATTTACAAGACCAAATTACCATAGCGAATAATATCAAACTGTTGGTTGGTGGTAGGTTTGATAGTGTTGACACTGAACAGCTGTTTCAAGTTGACGAGTTTGTAGTAGAGCAACGTGATAGTGCATTTTCGCCCCGTCTAGGTCTTGTCTATCAGCCAAATGAAAATTTATCACTCTATGCCAGCTACTCGCGATCGTTTGTGCCGGTATTAGGTAGGAGTGCCATAAATCAACCATTCCAGCCTACACGAGGAACACAGTATGAAGTCGGAGCCAAAGCCGATTTTTTGGATGGTCGCCTTTCTGCTGTTGTCTTGAGTCCACCATTATTAGATATTCTGCTGTCGTTAGGGGTGCAACCAGCGGGTTATGCAGAAGTAGATTTGTTAAACACTAAAGTATTTGATCGCCCCAGCCAGCAAATTCCTTATTTAGGAAAACGTGTCACAAGTCAGCCTGTGAACTTAGGCGATCGCCACAATCCTTCTATAGAAAAATTATTGCAACTCAAACCCGATTTAATCTTGGGTGAAAAGTTTTATCTCAAGGAAAATTACAAATTATTTTCCAGCATTGCTCCAACGGCATTTTTTCAAACCGAGGGAGAAACAGGGTGGAAATCTGTAATGCCGATTATTGCTCAAGCTTTAAATCGAGAAGAACAAGCACAACAAGCGATCGCATCTCATAATCAACTTGTGAGAACAGCCAAAAGTCAACTAGCACCAGTGGTATCAGGACAAACCATTATTGTTTTAGGTTGGCAACCCACCTCCAATCAGTCATTTATATTTGCGTCTGGTTTTATTACTGGGCTACTGGAGGATTTAGGCTTTCGGGTTATTGTAGGGGCGCCAAATAGACCGAACACCTCGATTGAAGCCATAGCAAGCATTAAAGCTGATTACATTTTAATCATGCCATCTGGAGATAACACTATCAGTAATGCCAAACAGCAATGGCAAAATGATCCAATCCTACGTTTAATTCCCGCCGCACAAGCTGGGAAGATTTACTTTATGGACTATCAAATCGCGCGCATTCGCGGACCAATTGCTGCTGAAGTCTTTATTAATCAAATACAACAATTGCTGCAACCAAGTTAA
- a CDS encoding DUF1206 domain-containing protein gives MTQQLTQHTSLWIERLARFGLAAKGVVYGIVGLLAAQAAFGTGGRTTDTEGALQTIINQPFGQLLLAVVAIGLMGYVLWRFVQAIKDPENKGSDAKGILQRIGYATTGVIYAGLALSAVKLILGSGGSSSDSTQDWTARLLAQPFGQWLVGTGGAFVIGMGFYQFYRAFTAKFRKKLDLHELSDTEQMWIITIARFGLFARGVVFCVIGFFLIQAARQSDASEVRGLGEALQALAQQPYGSWILGIVALGLVAYGINMIVQARYRRIMAT, from the coding sequence ATGACACAACAGCTAACACAACACACTTCATTATGGATTGAGCGATTAGCGCGATTTGGTCTTGCTGCTAAGGGTGTCGTTTACGGTATTGTAGGATTGCTAGCCGCGCAAGCCGCATTTGGTACTGGAGGAAGAACGACAGATACTGAAGGTGCTTTGCAAACAATCATCAACCAGCCGTTTGGTCAACTTTTACTCGCGGTTGTGGCAATTGGTTTAATGGGATACGTATTGTGGCGGTTTGTCCAAGCTATCAAAGATCCAGAAAACAAAGGCAGTGATGCGAAAGGGATTTTACAGCGAATTGGTTATGCGACAACTGGTGTCATTTATGCAGGTTTAGCGTTGAGTGCGGTTAAATTAATTCTAGGTTCTGGTGGTAGTAGCAGCGATTCAACGCAAGATTGGACTGCACGTTTACTCGCGCAGCCTTTTGGACAATGGCTAGTCGGAACTGGTGGTGCGTTTGTGATTGGTATGGGTTTTTATCAATTTTATCGAGCATTTACGGCTAAATTTCGTAAAAAACTCGATTTACACGAATTAAGCGATACCGAACAAATGTGGATTATCACGATCGCTCGATTTGGTTTGTTCGCGCGTGGTGTAGTATTTTGTGTCATCGGCTTTTTCTTAATTCAAGCCGCACGTCAATCGGATGCTAGTGAAGTGCGAGGCTTGGGTGAAGCGTTACAAGCACTTGCACAACAACCTTATGGTTCCTGGATTTTGGGTATTGTTGCCCTCGGTTTAGTTGCTTACGGTATTAATATGATTGTTCAGGCGCGTTATCGTCGGATTATGGCAACTTGA